One stretch of Hymenobacter chitinivorans DSM 11115 DNA includes these proteins:
- a CDS encoding DUF1684 domain-containing protein, producing MRINPKLLIGLGLLVVLAYFLQDLVLGHDQYAVGIQKARTEKNNSFRRAKDSPLNAEQRDHFDSLRYYAPDKAFRVTAQLERFAVPDTVAMQLTDGKADKYLRWGKASFELEQQSQQLVLFLKVNDDKPELFVPFTDKTNGFDTYGGGRYLDVPLPAEQDKQVVLDFNAAYNPFCAYNNEYSCPVPPADNRLPVPVPAGEQSFPEADHTGHSH from the coding sequence GTGCGCATCAACCCCAAACTTCTCATCGGCCTGGGCCTGCTGGTGGTCCTGGCTTATTTCCTGCAAGACCTCGTGCTGGGCCACGACCAGTATGCCGTGGGCATTCAGAAAGCCCGGACCGAGAAAAATAACTCCTTCCGCCGCGCCAAAGACTCCCCGCTCAACGCCGAGCAGCGGGACCATTTCGACTCCCTGCGCTACTACGCGCCCGACAAAGCTTTCCGCGTCACGGCCCAACTGGAGCGGTTTGCCGTGCCCGATACGGTGGCCATGCAGCTCACCGATGGCAAGGCCGACAAGTACCTGCGCTGGGGCAAAGCTTCGTTCGAGCTCGAGCAACAGTCCCAGCAGCTGGTTTTGTTTCTGAAAGTGAATGACGACAAGCCCGAGCTGTTCGTGCCCTTCACCGACAAAACCAACGGCTTCGATACCTACGGCGGCGGCCGTTACCTCGACGTGCCGTTGCCGGCCGAGCAGGATAAGCAGGTCGTGCTCGACTTCAACGCGGCCTACAACCCGTTTTGCGCCTACAACAACGAGTATTCCTGCCCCGTGCCCCCGGCCGACAACCGCCTGCCGGTGCCCGTGCCGGCCGGCGAGCAGAGCTTCCCCGAAGCCGACCACACCGGCCATTCGCACTAG
- the pheT gene encoding phenylalanine--tRNA ligase subunit beta yields the protein MKISLDWLRTLIPTDKPAVEIGQLLTGSGLEVEGIEELESIPGGLRGLVLGTVLTCEKHPDADKLSLTTVDVGDATPRNIVCGAANVRAGLKVVVALEGAQLYPVSGEPFKIKKSKIRGAASEGMICAEDEIGLGTSHAGVMELDTDLPNGTPAAEYFGLSSDSVYEIGLTPNRADAASHYGVARELRALLRQPCHLPDTSQFHAPASAARNITVEIQDPEASPRYAGLLLENVKVGPSPEWLQRRLRSIGLSPINNVVDVTNFVLHELGQPLHAFDADQITGNKIIVKRAQEGEKFTTLDAAERTLKAADLVIADAQGAPMALAGVFGGKTSGVSDATTRVFLESAYFQPAAVRKSSQVHQLKTDASFRFERGTDPHMVPVALKRAALLLQEVAGATIAAPIVDEYPQPISHTAVRLRLPRVERLVGQFIAPERIRQILTDLDILIAEESQDAAGHAEWILSVPPHKVDVTREADVIEEILRIYGYNHVALRPHNSASYLAKFPNPDPEVLRQNTARLLSGQGFSEIITNSLTNSLYFEKEGEKDETLVPVLNFNSADLNVMRPTMLHSGLEIIRYNVNRRQRDLKLYEFGKTYHREAEGKYLEKNKLVIYLSGNTAAETWQQKSDKTTFHQLAAAVQQVLASFGFAQPASQPVQHPYLAGGLTLLAQNQPVAHLGAVSPSILKRLDVSQAVWYAELDWDFLMRKYKNTLTAKELAKFPEVRRDLSLVVDRTVTFDQLRQIAQRTEKKLLQSVNVFDVYEGENLGAGKKSYSVSFTLQDPTQTLTDQAIDGVMQRLIGQFEKQAGALIRK from the coding sequence ATGAAAATATCCCTCGACTGGCTCCGCACCCTGATTCCGACCGACAAACCCGCCGTGGAAATCGGCCAGCTGCTGACGGGCTCCGGCCTGGAGGTGGAAGGAATTGAGGAGCTCGAAAGCATCCCCGGCGGCCTGCGCGGCCTGGTGCTGGGCACGGTGCTCACCTGCGAAAAGCACCCCGACGCCGACAAGCTGAGCCTGACCACCGTGGACGTGGGCGACGCGACGCCCCGCAATATTGTGTGCGGCGCGGCCAACGTGCGGGCCGGCCTGAAAGTGGTGGTAGCTCTGGAAGGGGCCCAGCTGTACCCCGTGAGCGGGGAGCCGTTCAAAATCAAGAAGTCTAAAATTCGCGGGGCGGCCTCCGAGGGCATGATTTGCGCCGAGGATGAAATTGGCCTGGGCACCTCCCACGCCGGGGTCATGGAGCTGGACACGGACTTGCCCAACGGCACACCCGCGGCCGAGTACTTTGGCTTGAGCTCCGACTCGGTGTACGAAATTGGCCTGACGCCCAACCGCGCCGACGCCGCCTCCCACTACGGCGTGGCCCGGGAACTGCGCGCCCTGCTGCGCCAGCCCTGTCACCTGCCCGATACCAGCCAGTTTCACGCCCCTGCCTCGGCCGCGCGCAACATTACGGTGGAAATTCAGGACCCGGAAGCCAGCCCGCGCTACGCCGGCCTGCTGCTGGAAAACGTCAAGGTTGGGCCCTCGCCGGAGTGGCTGCAGCGCCGCCTGCGCAGCATCGGTCTTTCGCCCATCAACAACGTGGTGGACGTGACCAACTTCGTGCTCCACGAGCTGGGTCAGCCCCTGCACGCCTTCGATGCCGACCAGATTACGGGTAACAAAATCATTGTGAAGCGGGCCCAGGAAGGGGAGAAGTTCACGACCCTGGACGCGGCCGAGCGGACCCTGAAAGCGGCCGACCTGGTTATTGCCGACGCCCAGGGCGCGCCCATGGCTTTGGCCGGCGTGTTCGGCGGCAAAACTTCCGGAGTGTCGGACGCCACGACCCGCGTGTTCCTGGAAAGCGCCTATTTCCAGCCCGCCGCCGTACGCAAATCTTCCCAGGTGCACCAGCTCAAAACCGACGCCTCCTTCCGCTTCGAGCGGGGCACCGACCCGCACATGGTGCCCGTGGCCCTGAAACGGGCCGCGCTGCTGCTCCAGGAAGTGGCCGGGGCTACCATTGCTGCTCCCATTGTGGACGAGTACCCCCAGCCCATCAGCCACACGGCTGTGCGCCTGCGCCTGCCCCGCGTCGAGCGGCTCGTGGGCCAGTTCATTGCCCCCGAGCGGATCCGCCAGATCCTCACGGACCTCGATATTCTCATTGCCGAGGAAAGCCAGGACGCCGCCGGCCACGCCGAGTGGATTCTGAGCGTGCCCCCGCACAAGGTGGACGTGACCCGGGAAGCCGACGTCATCGAGGAAATTCTGCGCATCTACGGCTACAACCACGTGGCGCTGCGGCCCCACAACTCGGCCTCGTATCTGGCCAAGTTCCCCAACCCCGACCCCGAAGTGCTGCGCCAGAACACGGCCCGCCTGCTCAGCGGCCAGGGCTTTTCGGAAATCATTACCAACTCGCTGACCAACTCGCTTTACTTCGAGAAGGAAGGGGAGAAGGACGAAACCCTGGTGCCGGTGCTCAACTTCAACAGCGCCGATTTGAACGTGATGCGCCCCACCATGCTGCACTCGGGCCTGGAAATCATCCGCTACAACGTCAACCGCCGCCAGCGCGACCTGAAGCTCTACGAGTTCGGCAAAACCTACCACCGCGAAGCCGAGGGTAAGTATCTGGAGAAGAATAAGCTCGTCATCTACCTAAGCGGCAACACCGCGGCCGAAACCTGGCAGCAGAAGTCCGACAAAACGACTTTCCACCAGCTGGCCGCCGCCGTGCAACAGGTCCTGGCCTCCTTCGGCTTCGCTCAGCCCGCTTCCCAACCGGTACAGCACCCGTATCTGGCCGGCGGATTGACGCTGCTGGCCCAGAACCAGCCCGTAGCCCACCTCGGCGCCGTGTCGCCCAGTATCCTCAAGCGTCTCGACGTGAGCCAGGCCGTGTGGTACGCCGAGCTGGATTGGGACTTCCTGATGAGAAAGTACAAAAACACGCTCACGGCCAAGGAGCTGGCCAAGTTCCCGGAGGTGCGCCGTGACCTTTCCCTGGTCGTCGACCGGACCGTAACCTTCGACCAGCTCCGCCAGATTGCCCAGCGTACCGAGAAAAAGTTGCTGCAAAGCGTGAATGTGTTCGATGTGTACGAAGGCGAAAACCTGGGCGCCGGCAAAAAGTCGTACTCGGTGAGCTTCACCCTGCAGGACCCCACCCAAACCCTCACCGACCAGGCCATTGACGGTGTCATGCAGCGCCTCATTGGCCAGTTTGAAAAGCAGGCCGGGGCCTTGATTCGCAAGTAG
- a CDS encoding cell division protein ZapA, with amino-acid sequence MSELSIKIRIADRDYPMRVAPQEEERLRMAGRLLGERIKEFREQYGIQDKQDLLAMIALSTMADSLKVSKEKDGTDAALTERLARLDELLSGVVLG; translated from the coding sequence ATGAGCGAACTTTCCATCAAAATCCGCATTGCCGACCGGGATTACCCTATGCGGGTAGCTCCCCAGGAAGAGGAACGTCTGCGCATGGCAGGGCGGCTTCTGGGCGAGCGGATCAAGGAGTTTCGCGAGCAGTACGGCATTCAGGACAAGCAGGATCTGCTGGCCATGATTGCCTTGTCCACCATGGCTGACAGCCTGAAGGTCAGCAAGGAAAAGGACGGCACCGACGCGGCCCTCACCGAACGCCTCGCGCGCTTGGACGAGCTACTGTCGGGAGTGGTGCTGGGCTAA
- the rny gene encoding ribonuclease Y, with product MPDILYIILAAVLALGVGIVVGRQLAGKARLDHEADAKARAQQIIQEAEAQATRTRDERIQQSKDKFRQLKNEFEQESKRQKQELEAELTQRRQGVVEQEQSIKQLTLTTQRQLEQIQKKEQDMDLLREKLQHDSQQQRERLEAQEEKRRATLETQLTKLQQREQEVEEELESTRESLNAQLIQVQHQLETISGLTAAEAREQLVESLKNEAQIQASSYIKDVVAQAKLTATKDAKKVVLETIQRTAAEHAIENCVSIFNIESDDVKGKIIGREGRNIRALEAATGVEIIVDDTPEAIIISGFDPVRREVARLSLHLLVKDGRIHPARIEEIVAKTRKNIDEEIVEIGERTIIDLGIHGLHPELIKMVGRMRFRSSYGQNLLQHSREVANLCATMAAELGLNVKHAKRAGLLHDIGKVSTEEPELPHAILGMEMAKKYKEHPDVVNAIGAHHDEIEMTAMISPLVQACDAISGSRPGARREMMESYIKRLKQLEETAVSFDGVLQCYAIQAGRELRVMVNADNVTDERAQELSYEISQKIEKEMQYPGQIKITVIREMRAVAYAK from the coding sequence ATGCCCGACATTTTGTATATCATCCTGGCCGCCGTGCTTGCCCTTGGGGTCGGCATCGTGGTCGGCAGGCAGCTGGCCGGTAAGGCCCGCCTGGACCACGAGGCCGACGCCAAAGCCCGCGCCCAACAAATCATTCAGGAGGCCGAAGCCCAGGCCACCCGCACCCGCGACGAGCGGATTCAGCAGTCGAAAGACAAATTCCGCCAGCTTAAGAACGAATTCGAGCAGGAAAGCAAGCGTCAGAAGCAGGAGCTTGAAGCCGAGCTGACCCAGCGCCGCCAGGGCGTGGTCGAGCAGGAGCAGAGCATCAAGCAGCTCACCCTTACCACCCAGCGCCAGCTCGAGCAGATCCAGAAGAAAGAGCAGGATATGGACCTGCTGCGCGAAAAGCTCCAGCATGACTCCCAGCAGCAGCGCGAGCGGCTTGAAGCCCAGGAAGAAAAGCGCCGGGCTACGCTGGAAACCCAACTGACCAAACTCCAGCAGCGCGAACAAGAAGTTGAGGAAGAGCTGGAAAGCACCCGCGAGTCGCTCAACGCCCAGCTGATTCAGGTGCAGCACCAGCTGGAAACGATTTCGGGCCTCACCGCCGCCGAAGCCCGCGAACAGCTGGTTGAGTCGCTCAAGAACGAAGCCCAGATTCAGGCCAGCTCTTACATCAAGGACGTGGTGGCCCAGGCCAAGCTGACGGCCACCAAGGATGCCAAGAAAGTGGTGCTCGAAACTATTCAGCGCACCGCTGCCGAGCACGCCATTGAGAACTGCGTATCCATCTTCAACATCGAGTCGGACGACGTTAAAGGCAAAATCATCGGCCGCGAAGGCCGCAACATCCGCGCCCTGGAAGCTGCTACCGGCGTCGAAATCATCGTCGACGACACCCCCGAGGCCATCATCATCTCCGGCTTCGACCCGGTGCGCCGCGAAGTAGCCCGCCTGAGCCTGCACCTGCTGGTGAAAGACGGCCGGATTCACCCGGCCCGCATCGAGGAAATCGTGGCCAAAACCCGCAAAAACATCGACGAGGAAATCGTTGAAATCGGCGAGCGGACCATCATCGACCTTGGCATCCACGGCCTGCACCCCGAGCTCATCAAGATGGTGGGCCGCATGCGCTTCCGCTCGTCCTACGGCCAAAACCTGCTCCAGCACAGCCGCGAGGTAGCCAACCTCTGCGCCACGATGGCTGCCGAGCTGGGCCTGAACGTGAAGCACGCCAAGCGCGCCGGCCTCTTGCATGACATCGGCAAAGTAAGTACCGAGGAGCCCGAGCTGCCCCACGCCATCCTGGGCATGGAAATGGCCAAGAAGTACAAGGAGCATCCCGACGTGGTCAACGCCATTGGCGCCCACCACGACGAAATCGAGATGACGGCCATGATTTCGCCCCTCGTGCAGGCCTGCGACGCCATTTCGGGCTCCCGCCCCGGCGCCCGCCGCGAGATGATGGAAAGCTACATCAAGCGCCTCAAGCAGCTCGAAGAAACCGCCGTATCCTTCGACGGCGTACTCCAGTGCTACGCCATCCAGGCCGGCCGTGAGCTGCGCGTGATGGTCAACGCCGACAACGTTACCGACGAGCGCGCCCAGGAGCTGAGCTACGAAATCTCGCAGAAAATCGAGAAGGAAATGCAGTATCCCGGCCAGATCAAAATCACCGTAATCCGCGAAATGCGCGCCGTAGCATACGCCAAGTAA
- a CDS encoding mercuric reductase: protein MPTSYDVLIIGSGQAGNPLATAFAEAGRSVVLVEENHLGGSCINYGCSPTKALLAAAERAHQIRTAEEYGIRSTEPEVDFPAVIARKDALVQRSRQGVRENLTQEHAGITVLHGHAAFTGPRTVQVQLADKTSREIKAARIFINTGTRAAVPELDGLADVPYLTTTELLDLQELPEHLLILGGGYIGLEFGQMFRRFGSRVTIVETGRHLLEHEDDDVCAAMQEILEADGLEFVLGAKAHHVSRNAEGIITLSAHTQQGERRLRGTHLLIATGRVPNSDKLGLNTIGVKTDEKGYIQVNNRLETAAKGVYALGDIHGGPQFTHISYDDYRVVRDGLLHRRWRSARQRPLPYTVFTDPQLGRIGLSEAQAREQGVRYRVATMPVRTIGRARETGRTRGFWKVLVDDQDRVIGAAILGAEGGEIMTMFQLVMMGKLKYPQLQNMVIAHPTWAEGLNNVFSKLQ, encoded by the coding sequence ATGCCTACTTCATACGATGTTTTAATTATCGGCTCGGGCCAGGCCGGCAACCCGCTGGCCACGGCCTTCGCCGAAGCGGGCCGCAGCGTGGTGCTGGTCGAGGAAAACCACCTGGGGGGCTCCTGCATCAACTACGGCTGCTCGCCCACCAAAGCTCTGCTGGCCGCGGCCGAGCGGGCTCACCAGATTCGCACCGCCGAGGAATACGGCATCCGCAGCACCGAGCCCGAAGTGGACTTTCCGGCCGTTATTGCCCGCAAGGATGCCCTTGTGCAACGTTCCCGCCAGGGCGTGCGCGAAAACCTGACCCAGGAGCACGCGGGCATTACGGTACTGCACGGCCACGCGGCCTTCACCGGCCCGCGCACGGTGCAGGTGCAGCTGGCCGACAAAACCAGCCGGGAAATCAAGGCCGCGCGCATTTTTATCAACACCGGCACCCGTGCAGCCGTGCCCGAGCTGGACGGCCTGGCCGATGTGCCCTACCTGACCACCACCGAGCTGCTGGATTTGCAGGAGTTACCCGAGCACCTACTTATTCTGGGTGGGGGCTATATCGGGCTGGAATTCGGGCAGATGTTTCGCCGCTTCGGCAGCCGGGTTACCATTGTAGAAACCGGCCGGCACCTGCTCGAGCACGAGGATGATGACGTGTGCGCCGCCATGCAGGAAATCTTGGAGGCCGACGGCCTAGAGTTTGTGCTGGGCGCCAAGGCCCACCACGTGTCGCGCAATGCGGAGGGCATTATCACACTCTCAGCCCACACTCAGCAGGGCGAAAGGCGGCTGCGCGGCACTCACCTGCTGATTGCCACGGGCCGGGTGCCTAACTCCGACAAGCTGGGCTTGAACACCATTGGCGTCAAAACCGACGAGAAAGGCTACATCCAGGTTAATAACCGACTAGAAACGGCTGCCAAGGGAGTTTACGCCCTGGGGGATATTCACGGTGGCCCGCAGTTCACCCACATCAGCTACGACGACTACCGCGTGGTGCGCGACGGGCTGCTGCACCGCCGGTGGCGCTCGGCCCGGCAGCGGCCCCTGCCCTACACCGTCTTCACCGACCCGCAGCTGGGCCGCATTGGCTTATCCGAGGCCCAGGCCCGGGAGCAGGGCGTGCGGTACCGGGTGGCCACGATGCCGGTGCGCACCATCGGGCGGGCCCGCGAAACCGGCCGTACCCGGGGCTTTTGGAAAGTCTTGGTCGACGACCAGGACCGGGTTATCGGGGCCGCTATTCTGGGGGCGGAAGGCGGCGAAATCATGACCATGTTTCAGCTGGTGATGATGGGCAAGCTCAAGTACCCGCAGCTGCAGAATATGGTCATTGCCCACCCGACCTGGGCCGAGGGGCTTAATAACGTGTTCAGCAAGCTGCAGTAG
- a CDS encoding GNAT family N-acetyltransferase, producing MPLQYSALESTRFNLRILRGSFTKLEPYDLLRTIVEERADVAILRIPTSQQHQLSKLSLLPFPIIVADTLVSFDGDLREYPAAPLRNTRLEVKRGTMEDVAVLAELVDLSFKDYRTHYNSNPLFDPELVLAGYKEWAMSALEPGDKRVCFLFYLDGQAVAYATNEVHETYGEGIIFGARPNIPAKNLYVDLLNYTKQYMQDQGLRRVRATTQVQNHGVQRAWARMGLFPARSYITVHINALLQQRLIADGLSDVVVEPQGTSLQTAV from the coding sequence ATGCCGTTACAGTACAGTGCTTTAGAGAGTACCCGATTTAACCTGCGTATCCTGCGTGGCTCTTTCACCAAACTCGAACCGTACGATCTTCTGCGCACCATTGTAGAGGAGCGGGCAGATGTAGCCATTCTGCGCATTCCGACCAGCCAGCAGCACCAGCTGTCCAAGCTTAGCCTGTTGCCCTTCCCCATAATTGTAGCCGACACGCTCGTGTCATTTGATGGCGACCTGCGGGAGTATCCGGCGGCCCCGTTACGCAATACCCGCCTCGAAGTAAAGCGCGGTACAATGGAGGATGTAGCAGTACTGGCAGAACTCGTCGACCTCAGCTTTAAAGACTACCGCACGCACTACAACAGCAACCCCCTGTTCGACCCGGAACTAGTGCTGGCCGGCTACAAGGAATGGGCCATGAGTGCCCTGGAACCCGGCGACAAGCGGGTTTGCTTCCTATTCTACCTCGACGGCCAAGCCGTGGCCTACGCCACCAATGAGGTACACGAAACCTACGGCGAAGGAATTATTTTTGGCGCCCGGCCCAATATTCCAGCCAAAAACCTGTACGTCGACCTGCTGAACTATACCAAGCAGTACATGCAGGATCAGGGGCTGCGGCGGGTGCGGGCCACTACGCAGGTCCAGAACCACGGGGTACAGCGGGCCTGGGCCCGCATGGGCTTGTTTCCGGCGCGCTCGTATATCACCGTGCACATCAACGCCCTGCTTCAGCAGCGCCTGATAGCCGATGGGCTATCTGATGTTGTGGTTGAACCGCAGGGCACGAGCTTACAAACGGCCGTGTAG
- a CDS encoding glycosyltransferase family 2 protein produces MNAAPTTPPPLALSVVIPVYGCADALPELYQRLTVTLTGFAGGYELILINDYSPDTSWNVVQELAARDSRVLGLSLSRNFGQHAAITAGLDRATGEWVVVMDCDLQDMPEEIPNLYAYARQQHLDVVFGRRINRQDTASKQWGGRAFHRALAWLGGPRQDPTTGNFGIFHQRVVAALRLLREPTRAFPLQVRWLGFRQGALDVQHAARPHGQSSYRFSQLLRLAFNIILAYSDKPLRLLVKLGAGIVGATLLGGLFLVGHLVVGPHGSTPWLALLLLSVWLLGGLFLTGLGLVGLYVSRTFEGVKNRPLYVVREEANSTRASLTT; encoded by the coding sequence ATGAATGCTGCCCCCACCACTCCCCCGCCGCTGGCTCTCTCCGTCGTTATTCCTGTCTACGGCTGTGCTGATGCCCTGCCCGAGCTATACCAGCGCCTAACGGTGACCCTGACCGGCTTCGCGGGAGGGTATGAGTTGATCCTGATCAACGACTACAGCCCGGATACCAGCTGGAACGTGGTGCAGGAGCTGGCTGCCCGCGACTCGCGGGTGCTGGGCCTGAGCTTGAGCCGCAACTTCGGGCAGCACGCGGCCATCACCGCCGGCCTCGACCGGGCCACGGGCGAGTGGGTAGTAGTGATGGACTGCGACCTGCAGGACATGCCCGAGGAAATTCCGAACCTGTACGCTTATGCCCGGCAGCAGCACCTGGACGTGGTGTTTGGGCGCCGAATCAACCGGCAGGATACTGCTTCCAAGCAGTGGGGCGGCCGGGCTTTTCACCGGGCCCTTGCCTGGCTTGGGGGGCCGCGGCAAGACCCCACGACGGGCAACTTCGGCATTTTTCACCAGCGGGTTGTGGCGGCGCTGCGCCTGCTGCGGGAACCCACGCGGGCTTTTCCGCTGCAGGTACGCTGGCTGGGCTTTCGGCAGGGCGCCCTCGACGTGCAACACGCTGCCCGCCCCCACGGCCAAAGCAGCTACCGTTTCAGCCAATTGCTGCGGCTGGCTTTCAACATTATTCTGGCCTACAGCGACAAACCCCTGCGCCTGCTCGTGAAGCTGGGAGCGGGTATCGTAGGGGCGACTTTGCTGGGCGGTCTGTTTCTGGTCGGCCACCTTGTGGTTGGGCCGCATGGTTCCACTCCCTGGCTGGCACTGCTACTGCTCAGCGTATGGCTGCTGGGCGGCCTTTTCCTAACCGGCCTGGGTTTGGTAGGACTTTACGTGAGTCGCACCTTCGAAGGCGTCAAGAACCGGCCGCTTTACGTGGTGCGGGAGGAAGCCAATTCCACCCGGGCCAGCCTCACTACCTAA